The Thalassotalea sediminis genome includes the window ACCATTTCCAATGAAACTTCGCAACGGGGATCCCCCATTTGTCTTTAACGTCTTCATCAATTTCCATATAACAATGCTCATTAGGTAGCATTTCACCACGCAGACTTAAATAAACAAAAGCACCATATTTATCTTTAACTTGCTGTTTTAATGAAGAACCATAACCTTGCAGTCCAGAACTTACGCCTGAGCCTGGCTGTTTAAAACCACTACTGATCTCAAAATGATAGCCTCGTGGAAAATCTAGTTCGTTATTAGCATGTGCTTTATGTCCCCACCATGGAATAAACAGATGATTTGCTGTATGCCCATCTTCGTTATACTTAGGTCGCCCTGCTAACGATGGAATAAATGCACCAAGCCCAGTGCCCGTTGAATCCATTATATTACGTCCGAGCTGACCACTTGAGTTTGCAAGCCCCTTCGGATGATGTTTACTTTTAGAGTTCATCATTATACGCGCTGATTCACAGGCACTCGCTGCTAAAATAACAACCTTAGCTTGCAAGCTTACTTCTTCGTGAGAGTTTTTATCAATATAAGTAACACCTGTCACTTTACCTTGATCATCTACCGTTACATTTTTAACCATGGCATCGGTTACGACTTTAAGGTTTCCAGTGGCTTTTGCCATGGGAATTAGTGAAGTTGTCGTTTGAAAGGCCGCACCAATAGAGCAGCCATGTCCACAAGGGGTTGCATAAAAACATGCTTGGCGATCATCTTTAGCCCGCGTTAATACAGCTCTATGCATTGGTGCTGTTGGAATGCCTAGTTTTTTCGCTGCAGCCGCCACTAACAATTCAGGAACACGTGGTTTCGGTGGTGGCTGTAATACCCCTTCTGATGAATCTGGCATATCATCAAGGCCTGTATTGGTTCCACATACACCAACGAGCGATTCCGTTTTATCATACCAAGGAGCAAG containing:
- a CDS encoding GMC family oxidoreductase, with the translated sequence MNENKYPVIVVGSGAGGAMAAYVLTKAGHKVLMLEAGRDYDPKTETPMFKTNGEAPLMGSGNVDKDFGFYDATVDGGWSVPGEPYTTGEDSEFLWWRARMLGGRTNHWGRYSLRFSEHDFKGKSRDGLGADWPFEYHELAPWYDKTESLVGVCGTNTGLDDMPDSSEGVLQPPPKPRVPELLVAAAAKKLGIPTAPMHRAVLTRAKDDRQACFYATPCGHGCSIGAAFQTTTSLIPMAKATGNLKVVTDAMVKNVTVDDQGKVTGVTYIDKNSHEEVSLQAKVVILAASACESARIMMNSKSKHHPKGLANSSGQLGRNIMDSTGTGLGAFIPSLAGRPKYNEDGHTANHLFIPWWGHKAHANNELDFPRGYHFEISSGFKQPGSGVSSGLQGYGSSLKQQVKDKYGAFVYLSLRGEMLPNEHCYMEIDEDVKDKWGIPVAKFHWKWSKHELNQVEHGLKTAKEILETMGATINHPLPSAEKAILKGGQIIHEVGSTRMGASPKDSVTNQWGQTWDCDNLFVMDAGVFASNPHKNCTLTIMTLAMRNASWLSEQMKKGAL